Proteins encoded by one window of Thermobaculum terrenum ATCC BAA-798:
- a CDS encoding helix-turn-helix domain-containing protein, translating into MANQVEQKETISEVIRRELQRRHWSYRVLAEAAGISPAAVGQHVLGRSIPEPSTLKRYAEALGLPFQYLMVIAGHQEPPKENRPADLQMAIETLDNIWSDLPPEVRKLVTNFISELKEVKE; encoded by the coding sequence ATGGCGAATCAAGTAGAACAAAAAGAAACCATCAGTGAGGTCATTCGGAGGGAACTTCAGAGGAGGCACTGGTCCTACAGAGTGCTGGCAGAGGCTGCCGGCATCTCGCCCGCTGCTGTTGGGCAGCACGTGCTCGGGCGTAGTATCCCAGAACCATCTACTCTGAAGAGGTATGCTGAGGCTCTTGGTCTACCATTCCAGTACTTGATGGTGATAGCAGGGCACCAGGAGCCACCTAAGGAAAACAGACCAGCAGATCTGCAGATGGCAATTGAAACTCTAGATAACATATGGTCAGATCTCCCACCCGAGGTACGCAAGCTAGTTACCAACTTTATATCTGAGCTGAAAGAGGTAAAAGAATAA
- a CDS encoding DUF488 family protein, with amino-acid sequence MNESEKSKIIYTIGHSSRSLQDFIRLLQVYEVRLLCDVRVAPGSRKFPQYNKDHLSNALREVGIQYVHLRDLGGFRKPSEASPNTGWLNDSFRGYADYMMTDQFRQALDYLISMAEEWTTAIMCSEALYWRCHRKLISDALTVKGFKVRHILSEGDAPMHTLTEFAHVQGDLLIYEKVEHPKLPGL; translated from the coding sequence GTGAATGAGTCTGAGAAAAGTAAGATCATATATACCATAGGACATTCCTCTCGGAGTCTTCAGGACTTCATAAGGCTCCTGCAAGTATACGAAGTGAGATTGCTGTGTGATGTGAGGGTGGCGCCGGGTTCAAGAAAGTTTCCTCAATATAATAAAGATCATCTGTCTAACGCCTTGCGAGAAGTAGGCATACAATACGTTCACTTACGGGATCTAGGCGGCTTTCGTAAACCGAGTGAAGCATCCCCCAATACTGGTTGGCTCAATGATTCGTTTCGAGGATATGCCGATTACATGATGACGGATCAGTTCAGGCAAGCTCTTGACTACCTAATAAGTATGGCAGAGGAATGGACTACGGCTATTATGTGTTCGGAAGCACTGTACTGGCGCTGCCACCGCAAGCTTATCTCAGATGCTCTAACTGTAAAAGGTTTCAAGGTGAGGCATATATTGAGTGAGGGAGACGCTCCTATGCATACTCTTACCGAATTTGCCCATGTGCAGGGTGATCTTCTTATATATGAGAAGGTCGAGCATCCGAAGTTACCTGGCTTGTAG
- a CDS encoding TIGR00300 family protein: MQGQNNGRSSLPFYKTIELRGHIIDSHILSQVMDLVMDYNAEFYIEQFEVGKHKYDPSYARLILYAPTPETLDELMEAVTKLGAQLLESEEVDARTEPAPKDGVLPEDFYSTTNMPTEVRIDGKWFPVENIEMDVAIAIRLNEEGKPIGAYTVPMSDVRKGTPIVVGHQGIKVSPIERPRSPALLGSPSRASQGHVFSFMSSAVSTERPKAAAIAEIAQRMREIRDSGGTTLVVGGPAIVHTGAGPQLAALIRHGFVHLLFAGNALAAHDIESAFFNTSLGVSLDANSEGATYEHGHEHHIRAINKIRYYGGIRQAVEAGVLKQGIMYECIVNNVPYVLAGSIRDDGPIPDVITDVIEAQRAMRRHIQAGVDLALLIGTTLHSIAVGNLLPANVLTVCVDINPSVVTKLLDRGSLQTAGLVIDAGGFLRELCYQLGLREKSSIDSPTKVQ, translated from the coding sequence ATGCAAGGGCAAAATAACGGTCGAAGCTCTCTGCCATTCTATAAAACCATAGAGCTCAGAGGACACATAATAGACTCACACATCCTGTCCCAGGTCATGGATCTGGTGATGGACTATAACGCTGAGTTCTATATAGAGCAGTTTGAAGTAGGTAAACATAAATATGATCCCAGCTACGCAAGACTGATACTTTATGCCCCTACTCCAGAAACCCTAGACGAACTAATGGAGGCTGTTACCAAACTCGGAGCTCAGCTACTGGAGAGCGAAGAGGTAGATGCCCGTACCGAGCCTGCTCCCAAAGACGGTGTCTTGCCCGAAGATTTCTACTCGACTACCAATATGCCTACTGAAGTCAGGATAGACGGGAAATGGTTTCCAGTCGAGAACATCGAGATGGATGTGGCTATAGCGATAAGGCTAAACGAAGAGGGCAAGCCAATAGGCGCCTACACTGTGCCAATGTCCGACGTGCGGAAAGGAACCCCTATAGTCGTAGGACATCAAGGCATCAAAGTTTCCCCTATAGAACGTCCAAGAAGCCCCGCACTCCTTGGTTCACCGTCCCGAGCTTCACAAGGGCACGTCTTTAGCTTCATGAGCAGTGCTGTAAGCACTGAGCGTCCTAAGGCCGCGGCTATAGCCGAGATAGCACAGAGGATGAGAGAAATCCGAGATTCAGGTGGTACAACGCTAGTGGTGGGTGGGCCAGCAATCGTGCATACGGGAGCAGGACCTCAGTTGGCTGCTCTGATCAGACATGGTTTCGTACATCTATTGTTTGCAGGGAACGCATTGGCAGCCCATGATATAGAATCCGCATTCTTTAACACCAGTCTAGGAGTTTCTCTTGATGCCAATAGCGAAGGTGCAACCTACGAACATGGGCACGAGCACCACATAAGAGCCATAAATAAGATCAGATACTATGGTGGTATAAGACAGGCAGTCGAAGCAGGAGTGCTCAAACAAGGCATCATGTACGAATGCATAGTAAACAATGTGCCTTACGTACTGGCTGGATCAATCCGTGATGATGGACCTATTCCAGATGTCATTACCGATGTAATCGAAGCACAGCGAGCTATGAGGAGGCATATTCAAGCAGGAGTGGATTTGGCGCTGCTGATAGGTACCACTTTGCACTCCATAGCCGTAGGTAATCTGCTTCCCGCCAACGTACTTACTGTCTGTGTCGATATAAACCCATCGGTAGTTACGAAACTATTGGATAGAGGTAGCCTCCAAACAGCTGGTCTAGTAATCGATGCTGGAGGATTTCTAAGAGAGCTATGTTATCAGCTAGGGCTGAGAGAGAAGTCTTCCATTGATTCACCAACGAAAGTTCAGTGA
- a CDS encoding DUF4268 domain-containing protein, with protein MHLEDNYFAGNEIVRIGSDKLASIRPVSADSLQIDEQDDLNPWISRDENLRLLSDVVGIDLASREVNLHVGEYLIDVLAVDRDSGNIVLIENQIATSDDTHLGKLMTCAALLGSRVLIWVCTELKDQHKKTLDFLNGSSPDLMIFGVEMQFLRIGDSLPAPVFRLTVKPSSKTGYSLRSHRLVIEEEQDQGLLPARDRPALAQRERYDHSSESEHTYEESNQYEQLDYQGFWMEFNEYCRQRGVPFTLQDTRTREYSIPLDRDGFEICLIASPSRGRCICELRIKKEDAWKTFQLLQQDKGLIERIAGALEWNLASGGTEARISIETKDVQLEERDRWIEAHAWLRHHSEVFYKIFAPRVKMLAFLEQKMNQPPDSATGSSQDDMQEEASY; from the coding sequence GTGCACCTGGAGGATAATTACTTCGCGGGAAATGAGATAGTAAGAATTGGCTCAGATAAGCTGGCCAGCATTCGTCCTGTTTCCGCAGACTCACTCCAGATTGACGAACAAGACGACCTTAATCCTTGGATATCGCGTGATGAGAATCTCAGGCTATTGTCTGACGTAGTGGGCATAGATCTCGCCTCTAGAGAGGTCAACCTTCACGTAGGCGAGTATTTGATAGATGTTTTGGCTGTAGACAGAGATTCGGGCAACATCGTTCTGATAGAGAATCAGATTGCGACCTCGGATGATACCCACTTAGGAAAACTGATGACCTGCGCTGCTTTGCTTGGTAGCAGGGTGCTGATATGGGTTTGCACTGAGCTGAAGGATCAACATAAGAAAACTCTTGATTTCCTAAATGGATCTTCCCCTGATCTAATGATATTCGGAGTGGAGATGCAGTTCCTGCGTATAGGTGATAGCCTGCCTGCACCTGTTTTCAGGTTGACGGTCAAGCCAAGCTCGAAGACAGGATATAGCCTCAGGTCTCATCGTCTAGTAATCGAGGAGGAGCAAGATCAAGGATTGCTTCCTGCCAGAGATCGCCCTGCCCTCGCACAGCGAGAACGATATGATCATTCTTCTGAGTCAGAGCACACATACGAAGAATCAAATCAGTATGAACAGTTGGATTATCAGGGCTTCTGGATGGAGTTCAATGAGTATTGCAGGCAGAGGGGAGTACCCTTTACGCTACAGGATACGCGTACTCGAGAATATTCTATCCCATTGGATCGGGATGGCTTTGAGATATGCTTGATTGCCAGTCCATCTAGAGGTCGTTGTATCTGTGAGCTACGGATAAAGAAGGAAGATGCTTGGAAAACCTTCCAGCTACTTCAGCAGGACAAGGGCTTGATAGAACGTATAGCTGGTGCTTTGGAGTGGAACCTTGCCTCGGGAGGGACCGAAGCCAGAATATCGATCGAGACAAAAGACGTCCAACTTGAAGAGAGAGATAGATGGATAGAGGCTCATGCATGGCTCAGGCACCATTCCGAGGTGTTCTATAAGATCTTTGCTCCCAGAGTCAAGATGCTAGCTTTTCTTGAACAAAAGATGAACCAGCCACCCGACTCGGCAACTGGTTCATCTCAAGATGATATGCAGGAAGAAGCTTCCTACTGA
- a CDS encoding C39 family peptidase has product MIASPSGSCYFLFGSGYSNTFDSWSLEGLCPQSGNLFLDTATAREEHDPYPLGGYYGHNYYNGGRYLVGEAVSPILNVDGAQQAIVSWNIETPAGTWIEVLLKVRLNEQWMHPVSMGVWSSDIAFASHSVPFEDQYLRVDTDVLKLKTPYKADALQIIVRLFSTGTDSPCLKSVMLTLSGSSSFSGYTSASRTCVERVLDVPLCSQMVYPNGGNVWCSPTCIAMLLGYWGIGGQNCSDRVRDAVQGVFDWMYGGYGNWSFNVAYAASKGLEAYLVRMRSLADAERWIDIGVPLAISYAWGKGELTGAPIESSDGHIVVLAGFDSNGDPVINDPAASSDEAVRRTYKRDEVEGLWLGHSYGTTYVIFPSDHRLARRLIEEASHMRS; this is encoded by the coding sequence ATGATCGCCTCACCTTCTGGTTCGTGTTACTTTCTCTTTGGATCAGGTTACAGCAACACATTTGATAGCTGGTCTCTCGAAGGGCTATGCCCTCAATCTGGTAATCTCTTTCTGGATACTGCTACTGCCCGTGAAGAACATGACCCTTATCCTCTTGGTGGATATTATGGTCATAATTACTACAACGGGGGTAGATACCTAGTTGGTGAGGCCGTTAGCCCGATCCTAAATGTTGACGGCGCCCAACAAGCTATAGTTTCTTGGAACATCGAGACTCCAGCAGGGACCTGGATTGAGGTCTTACTCAAAGTACGATTGAATGAGCAATGGATGCATCCAGTCAGCATGGGGGTGTGGTCTTCGGATATAGCGTTCGCAAGCCACTCAGTGCCCTTTGAGGATCAATATCTCAGAGTGGATACCGACGTACTGAAACTAAAGACGCCTTATAAAGCTGATGCCCTGCAGATAATTGTGCGCTTATTCTCGACAGGTACTGATTCTCCCTGTCTCAAGTCAGTAATGCTGACTCTCTCCGGTAGTAGTTCTTTCTCAGGTTATACTTCTGCCAGTCGCACCTGTGTTGAGAGGGTGCTAGATGTACCTCTATGCTCCCAGATGGTCTACCCTAATGGAGGGAATGTCTGGTGCAGCCCGACCTGCATCGCTATGCTGCTCGGATACTGGGGAATAGGAGGACAGAATTGTAGTGATCGAGTTAGGGATGCAGTGCAGGGCGTTTTTGACTGGATGTATGGAGGTTACGGGAATTGGTCTTTCAACGTCGCCTATGCAGCTTCCAAAGGGTTGGAGGCATATTTGGTACGTATGAGATCTTTAGCAGATGCAGAAAGATGGATAGATATAGGTGTACCCTTGGCTATTAGCTACGCCTGGGGGAAGGGGGAGCTGACTGGAGCGCCGATAGAATCAAGCGATGGTCATATAGTGGTGCTGGCTGGCTTTGATTCTAATGGAGATCCAGTAATAAATGATCCTGCAGCTTCTTCAGATGAAGCAGTTCGTAGAACCTACAAACGGGATGAAGTAGAAGGGCTATGGCTAGGGCACTCTTATGGAACAACCTACGTTATATTCCCTAGTGATCATAGGCTAGCAAGGAGGCTAATCGAGGAAGCTAGTCATATGCGCAGTTAG
- a CDS encoding dynamin family protein, whose translation MTNTKHTVLNEEQNELLRRERQLFSELLEFLRSFDAPRNDIELVEQTLGDLEELFLLVIVGEFNSGKSAFINSLLGRDIEPEGVTPTTDRITLLRWAHENYERVRGDGVLERGQPIDLLREVAIVDTPGTNAIIRHHEELSKGFVPRSDLVLFVTSVDRPFTESEREYLEIIKEWGKKLIVIVNKTDLLSTKEDAENIKEFIQSNMQSLLGITPPIFLVSSKLARRAKVADSQIERDALYKASGFEELEEYILGILEESNRIRLKLESPLGVADQLVSRYTLGINERMSLLEDDFRMTENIDAQLEIYKEDMQRDFSSRRAEIENLIHQLNERGDKWFEENIRIGRFFELVKKNEVQQRFQKEVVGDTTEVIDRHIQELVDWMVDRDLRQWKSIVDYVNRRRQATYDHNLIGEIGGNFEYNRNQLLQSIAQDANKVVQSYDREYEASKLALSIQSAVAQTVAMEVGAVGLGTLVAMLATATAVDVTGLLAASTIAVLGLFVIPNKRRKARNEFRSRTEELRQKLIEVLTRQFGLELQRSIERIREAIAPYTRFVRSEYQKMSKARDVLSEIKKEVEDLRIQIGAPRISA comes from the coding sequence ATGACAAATACTAAGCATACTGTACTTAACGAAGAGCAAAATGAGCTTCTTAGAAGGGAGCGCCAGCTATTTTCAGAACTGCTGGAGTTCCTTAGATCTTTTGATGCTCCTAGAAACGACATAGAATTAGTCGAACAGACGCTAGGTGATCTTGAAGAACTCTTTCTACTGGTTATAGTTGGTGAGTTCAACTCCGGCAAATCCGCCTTCATCAACTCGTTACTTGGTCGAGATATAGAGCCTGAGGGCGTCACCCCCACCACCGACAGGATCACCTTGCTGAGATGGGCTCACGAAAACTACGAAAGAGTGCGTGGAGACGGTGTACTCGAGAGAGGTCAACCCATCGATCTTTTGAGGGAAGTTGCCATAGTAGATACACCAGGGACTAATGCTATTATCAGGCATCATGAGGAGCTATCTAAGGGTTTTGTACCCAGATCTGATCTGGTACTGTTTGTAACCTCTGTTGATAGACCTTTTACCGAGAGCGAAAGAGAGTATCTGGAGATCATCAAGGAGTGGGGAAAGAAGCTCATAGTAATCGTCAACAAGACGGATCTTCTTAGTACGAAGGAAGATGCAGAGAACATCAAGGAATTCATACAGAGCAACATGCAATCCCTACTGGGTATAACCCCACCAATCTTCCTGGTATCGTCCAAGCTTGCTAGACGAGCCAAGGTAGCTGACAGCCAGATCGAAAGGGATGCTTTATATAAAGCCAGCGGTTTCGAGGAGCTAGAAGAATACATATTAGGCATACTAGAAGAAAGCAACAGGATAAGGCTAAAGCTAGAGAGCCCTCTGGGGGTAGCTGATCAGCTGGTATCCAGATACACTCTAGGAATCAACGAGAGAATGTCTTTGCTTGAAGACGACTTCAGGATGACTGAGAACATAGATGCCCAGCTGGAGATCTACAAAGAGGACATGCAGAGAGACTTCAGTAGCCGAAGAGCCGAGATAGAGAACCTGATACACCAGCTGAACGAAAGGGGCGATAAGTGGTTCGAGGAGAACATCAGGATAGGAAGGTTCTTTGAGCTGGTGAAGAAAAACGAGGTGCAGCAGAGATTCCAAAAGGAGGTAGTAGGAGATACCACAGAAGTTATCGACCGCCATATCCAGGAGCTGGTCGACTGGATGGTTGATCGTGATCTAAGACAGTGGAAGTCCATAGTAGATTACGTCAATCGGAGAAGGCAAGCGACCTATGATCACAACCTCATCGGTGAGATAGGCGGTAACTTCGAGTACAACCGTAACCAACTACTGCAATCTATAGCCCAAGATGCTAACAAGGTGGTCCAAAGCTACGACAGAGAATATGAAGCCAGCAAGTTAGCCCTATCCATTCAGTCCGCAGTAGCACAAACTGTGGCAATGGAAGTGGGTGCAGTAGGGTTGGGAACACTAGTGGCTATGTTAGCCACAGCTACTGCTGTAGATGTCACTGGACTTTTAGCAGCCAGCACAATAGCAGTACTTGGACTATTCGTTATCCCCAATAAAAGACGCAAGGCTCGTAATGAATTTAGAAGCCGGACGGAGGAACTGCGCCAAAAGCTGATAGAGGTGCTCACCAGGCAGTTCGGATTAGAGTTACAAAGGTCGATAGAGCGCATCAGAGAAGCTATCGCTCCGTATACACGTTTCGTGCGATCGGAGTATCAAAAGATGTCGAAAGCAAGGGACGTACTCTCCGAGATCAAGAAAGAGGTAGAAGATCTGAGAATCCAGATCGGAGCACCGAGAATAAGCGCGTAG
- a CDS encoding sodium:calcium antiporter — MGRSIGGISLSKWLAVIIAVAVVVPGVILRFLHLEGAAPLQALIYGIAIVGAAFLLSWAAEVLQMDVSQGLALALLALIAILPEYVVDATFAWLAAREPSYASYAVANMTGANRLLIGVAWPLVVLLVWLRSRRKSVSLEPSHGVEIITLLVATAIAFIIPLNSSIGLIDMAILIAIFGVYMWQLTRMPAEHPELVGPAAMIGSLPKARRRLITGVLGVIAAIGILLVAEPFAHSLVETGTLLGIDEFLLVQWLAPLASEAPEFVVVSIFAWRGAAAAALGALVSSKVNQWTLLIAMLPLIYSVSAGRPDSLPLDHRQVEEILLTAAQSLLAIILLLDLRLSLVGAGALFVLFAAQFAYPNIHMEMVFVYVLCSLVALLVGRKHLTKAFSGLKTAVTDPKQFSEHT; from the coding sequence ATGGGAAGATCTATAGGAGGGATAAGTTTGTCTAAGTGGTTGGCGGTTATTATCGCTGTAGCAGTAGTTGTCCCCGGGGTGATACTTAGATTCTTGCATCTTGAAGGTGCGGCCCCACTGCAAGCACTCATATATGGTATTGCGATAGTGGGAGCTGCGTTCCTGCTCTCATGGGCAGCTGAGGTACTGCAGATGGATGTATCTCAGGGTTTGGCACTAGCATTACTAGCATTGATTGCTATATTGCCCGAGTACGTAGTAGATGCCACGTTCGCTTGGCTGGCTGCTAGGGAGCCTTCATACGCAAGCTATGCAGTCGCTAACATGACGGGTGCTAACAGGCTGCTTATAGGTGTGGCATGGCCTTTGGTGGTGCTACTTGTATGGCTCCGAAGCCGGCGAAAGAGCGTTTCGCTGGAGCCTAGCCATGGGGTAGAGATAATAACCCTTCTCGTAGCTACCGCAATAGCTTTCATCATACCTCTCAACAGCTCTATAGGACTGATAGATATGGCCATACTGATAGCCATATTTGGAGTCTATATGTGGCAGCTTACCAGGATGCCAGCTGAGCATCCTGAGCTCGTGGGCCCTGCAGCAATGATTGGTAGTCTGCCCAAAGCTAGGCGCCGATTGATCACGGGCGTCCTTGGAGTTATTGCCGCAATAGGCATACTGCTGGTTGCAGAGCCTTTCGCTCACTCCCTGGTAGAAACTGGCACATTGCTGGGTATCGACGAGTTCCTGCTTGTCCAGTGGCTAGCCCCCCTAGCATCAGAAGCTCCAGAATTTGTTGTGGTATCCATATTCGCTTGGAGGGGGGCTGCAGCTGCAGCTTTGGGCGCGTTGGTATCTTCTAAGGTCAATCAGTGGACCCTTCTAATAGCCATGTTGCCTCTTATCTACTCAGTATCTGCCGGTAGGCCTGACTCGTTACCTCTCGATCACAGGCAGGTGGAAGAGATACTGTTGACAGCAGCTCAGTCCCTACTTGCGATAATACTGCTTCTTGACCTGCGACTATCTCTCGTTGGTGCAGGAGCACTATTCGTATTATTTGCAGCGCAGTTTGCTTATCCTAATATTCATATGGAGATGGTTTTCGTCTACGTGCTATGCTCGCTCGTAGCACTATTAGTTGGCAGAAAACATCTTACGAAAGCGTTCTCAGGATTGAAGACTGCGGTAACTGACCCCAAACAGTTTTCGGAACACACTTAG
- the ispH gene encoding 4-hydroxy-3-methylbut-2-enyl diphosphate reductase, translated as MQVKLARELGFCFGVKKTLKLFDEMGSDSRGVKTLGTLVHNPQVVSELKARGVGVAYSVDEVDSGTLTITAHGAGPDAYAEAQRKGLRLLDTTCPLVTKVQKIAESLHKDGYQVVVYGDPNHQEVRGIVGWTENTALVSTDAKELVPRLKALTSSKKRVPKKLAVVSQTTQPAERFKSFIAELVSLLPDDFNEFHVHNTICQPTLDRQSAVVELANEVDVMVVVGGRDSANTKHLAELASEEGVPTYHIEWPEEIDPNWFKGAKVVGVTAGASTPDAVIEKVVKTIEAIEPEE; from the coding sequence TTGCAGGTCAAGCTAGCAAGAGAATTAGGATTCTGCTTTGGTGTCAAGAAGACATTGAAGCTATTTGATGAGATGGGATCCGATAGTAGAGGTGTAAAAACTCTGGGAACCCTCGTACATAACCCACAAGTAGTTAGTGAGCTCAAAGCAAGGGGTGTGGGTGTTGCTTACAGTGTTGATGAGGTGGATAGCGGCACTCTTACTATAACTGCTCATGGAGCTGGTCCCGACGCTTATGCCGAAGCCCAGCGGAAAGGACTTCGCCTTCTGGACACGACCTGTCCTCTCGTGACGAAGGTTCAAAAGATTGCTGAGTCGCTACACAAAGATGGCTACCAAGTGGTGGTCTATGGGGACCCCAATCATCAAGAGGTCCGAGGAATAGTGGGATGGACTGAAAACACTGCGTTAGTGAGTACAGATGCTAAGGAGCTTGTGCCACGTCTTAAGGCTTTGACTAGCTCTAAGAAGCGAGTTCCTAAGAAGCTGGCTGTAGTATCACAGACAACCCAACCTGCTGAAAGATTCAAGAGCTTTATAGCCGAGCTTGTATCTCTTCTCCCAGACGACTTCAATGAGTTCCATGTGCATAACACCATATGTCAGCCTACGCTTGATAGGCAAAGTGCTGTGGTAGAGCTTGCCAATGAGGTAGATGTAATGGTGGTCGTAGGCGGTAGAGATTCGGCCAACACTAAGCATCTAGCTGAGCTTGCAAGCGAGGAGGGAGTTCCTACCTACCATATAGAGTGGCCAGAGGAGATAGACCCGAATTGGTTCAAGGGTGCTAAGGTTGTGGGTGTTACAGCTGGTGCTTCAACGCCAGATGCTGTGATTGAGAAGGTTGTGAAAACGATCGAGGCAATCGAGCCAGAAGAGTAG